In Microbacterium enclense, one genomic interval encodes:
- a CDS encoding ABC transporter substrate-binding protein, producing MPRSLPLTAAAATALTALALASLTACQSASSETTTLSFLMWGDGGDTQKAYEKVIDAFEAENPGVTVNAEFVNTNDYDNVLKTRLSGGAGPDVYGFDPKNLTDFVRDGFAADLSGADFFARLDDAAAQEARRGAEGDAAYSVPISQSGNGIIYNTALFEKAGITEVPQTYTELKAAAEKLSAAGITPIAMSAQDSWWPQFIAYYAMAQHVFPDDPDAVEQLLAGERTFADTPGYAEALEVVKDLVPAYMPDPLGTNQSAAKSAFLTGQAAMFPATWILSDARAAGVEPGYMNFPTLDADVADMWGSYLVAWGINPGNDRVEAAESFIDFFFQEEVYTDFLTSVKAFPTTTGIDVSANDPLFPDMVAAWEGKTFRPVVIPAHPQLQETLLVGMQNLIAGRSDVDTVIGELDASLAEIRANAD from the coding sequence ATGCCCCGTTCCCTGCCCTTGACGGCCGCGGCCGCGACGGCACTGACCGCCCTCGCCCTGGCATCCCTGACCGCATGCCAGTCCGCCTCGAGCGAGACGACCACCCTCAGCTTCCTCATGTGGGGCGACGGCGGTGACACCCAGAAGGCCTACGAGAAGGTCATCGACGCCTTCGAGGCTGAGAATCCCGGCGTCACCGTCAACGCCGAGTTCGTGAACACCAACGATTACGACAACGTGCTCAAGACGCGTCTTTCCGGCGGTGCCGGCCCCGACGTCTACGGGTTCGACCCGAAGAACCTCACCGACTTCGTCCGCGACGGCTTCGCCGCCGACCTTTCGGGAGCCGACTTCTTCGCGCGTCTCGACGACGCCGCGGCGCAGGAGGCCCGTCGGGGAGCGGAGGGGGATGCCGCGTACTCCGTGCCGATCTCGCAGTCGGGCAACGGCATCATCTACAACACCGCGCTGTTCGAGAAAGCCGGCATCACGGAGGTGCCGCAGACGTACACCGAGCTGAAGGCCGCGGCCGAGAAGCTGTCGGCGGCCGGCATCACCCCGATCGCGATGAGCGCCCAGGACAGCTGGTGGCCACAGTTCATCGCGTACTACGCGATGGCTCAGCACGTCTTCCCCGACGACCCCGACGCGGTCGAGCAGCTGCTCGCGGGGGAGCGGACCTTCGCCGACACCCCCGGCTACGCCGAGGCGCTCGAGGTCGTGAAGGACCTCGTGCCGGCCTACATGCCCGACCCGCTCGGGACGAACCAGTCGGCCGCCAAGTCCGCCTTCCTGACGGGGCAGGCGGCGATGTTCCCGGCGACGTGGATCCTCTCCGACGCGCGGGCGGCCGGTGTGGAGCCCGGCTACATGAACTTCCCGACGCTCGACGCCGACGTCGCCGACATGTGGGGCAGCTATCTCGTCGCGTGGGGGATCAATCCGGGCAACGATCGCGTCGAGGCCGCCGAGAGCTTCATCGACTTCTTCTTCCAGGAAGAGGTGTACACCGATTTCCTCACCTCGGTGAAAGCGTTCCCGACCACGACGGGGATCGACGTCTCGGCGAACGACCCCCTCTTCCCCGACATGGTCGCGGCCTGGGAGGGGAAGACCTTCCGTCCCGTCGTGATCCCGGCGCACCCGCAGCTGCAGGAGACGCTCCTCGTGGGGATGCAGAACCTCATCGCGGGGCGAAGTGATGTCGACACGGTGATCGGAGAACTCGACGCGAGCCTCGCCGAGATCCGCGCCAACGCGGACTGA
- a CDS encoding extracellular solute-binding protein: MTKWLRHTAVAAVALTTVGALSGCAGGSSGGPTELSFMMWGDGGDTQTAYEDVITAFEAANPDITINAEFFNTNDYDNILKTRLSGGAGPDVYGFDLGNIDTFVADGFAADLSDGGESYLSKLTPEAAADSQRAGGTYNLPISLSGNGIIYNKALFEKAGISAPPTTYTELLADSKKLSDAGVIPFAMSAQDNWWPQFIVYYALAEHGANEELGAQMAAGETTFSESEAWAESLDVVRDLTPYYMPNPVGTSQTAAQSAFLGGQAAMFPATWILSDAREAGLDLGYMNFPTVDQPSNDLWGTYQVRFGVNPNNGDAKLAASHKFLDFFLQDDTYKTFLDKVKLFPTTEGVEIGADVDPLFPEMQAAWEGKTFVAAFSPTDPSIQDALLVGLQNIISGQKDTPQVLADLDVALEQYRANNR; this comes from the coding sequence ATGACGAAGTGGCTGAGGCACACGGCGGTAGCGGCGGTCGCACTGACCACCGTAGGCGCGCTGAGCGGCTGTGCGGGAGGTTCCAGCGGCGGCCCGACCGAGCTCAGCTTCATGATGTGGGGCGACGGCGGTGACACGCAGACCGCGTACGAAGACGTCATCACCGCGTTCGAGGCCGCGAACCCCGACATCACGATCAACGCCGAGTTCTTCAACACGAACGACTACGACAACATCCTCAAGACCCGCCTGTCCGGCGGTGCCGGTCCCGACGTGTACGGCTTCGACCTCGGCAACATCGACACCTTCGTCGCCGACGGCTTCGCCGCCGATCTCTCCGACGGTGGCGAGAGCTACCTGTCGAAGCTCACCCCCGAGGCTGCCGCGGACAGCCAGCGCGCGGGCGGGACGTACAACCTGCCCATCTCGCTCTCGGGCAACGGCATCATCTACAACAAGGCGCTCTTCGAGAAGGCCGGTATCTCCGCCCCGCCCACGACGTACACCGAGCTCCTCGCCGACTCGAAGAAGCTGTCCGACGCCGGCGTCATCCCCTTCGCCATGAGCGCGCAGGACAACTGGTGGCCGCAGTTCATCGTCTACTACGCCCTCGCCGAGCACGGTGCGAACGAGGAGCTCGGCGCGCAGATGGCCGCGGGAGAGACGACCTTCTCCGAGAGCGAGGCGTGGGCCGAGTCGCTCGACGTCGTCCGCGATCTGACGCCCTACTACATGCCCAACCCGGTCGGCACGAGCCAGACGGCCGCACAGTCGGCGTTCCTCGGCGGGCAGGCGGCGATGTTCCCCGCGACGTGGATCCTCTCCGATGCCCGCGAGGCCGGCCTCGACCTCGGGTACATGAACTTCCCGACGGTCGATCAGCCGAGCAACGACCTGTGGGGCACCTACCAGGTGCGCTTCGGCGTCAACCCGAACAACGGCGACGCCAAGCTCGCCGCCTCGCACAAGTTCCTCGACTTCTTCCTGCAGGACGACACGTACAAGACGTTCCTCGACAAGGTGAAGCTCTTCCCCACGACCGAGGGTGTCGAGATCGGCGCCGACGTCGACCCGCTGTTCCCCGAGATGCAGGCGGCCTGGGAGGGCAAGACCTTCGTGGCGGCGTTCTCGCCGACCGACCCGAGCATCCAGGACGCCCTCCTGGTGGGACTGCAGAACATCATCAGCGGGCAGAAGGACACCCCGCAGGTCCTCGCGGACCTCGACGTGGCCCTCGAGCAGTACCGCGCCAACAACCGCTGA
- a CDS encoding DUF3863 domain-containing protein, producing the protein MDTRPPLGRRLTINTIVRRHQIEATRDTSLWEDETELHSAALVERFSDAVRGAVPDASLTWALSWGALTDESPRYRDIRRTLARLAAEHGDDITFVPGGFFANLYGTRDEVARDISDAVDLLHTHFDRPTTALVAGFLSAANIAGARDLGIRTVQGNIWSQFDIDLQDGDGSLAYPYYPSRSHFLVPGRGDDRIDAVQLDGWTVDLVAARTAGMSSEYNSRLGLGPIETLHRLPRADALRELDATSEAHLNERNVARNGLGWLTVNYEISEVARGLAHDPTTLDAWAGWLGGLRERWSDLEVATISRFGDEWRAHHADNEDLAYLLQQSGSGVQASRAGETVTWFMCADFRLGVVQVGDAVEVFDYTSYAGAFAEPTERGDRRWSLLGEINQKQTRPQDRPVALATFLAQHPSVDAALDARWGDAPELRALRDAA; encoded by the coding sequence ATGGATACACGCCCGCCGCTCGGCCGACGACTGACCATCAACACCATCGTGCGTCGCCACCAGATCGAGGCGACACGGGACACCTCCCTCTGGGAGGACGAGACCGAGCTTCACTCCGCTGCCCTCGTCGAGCGCTTCTCCGACGCGGTGCGCGGCGCCGTGCCCGACGCCTCCCTCACGTGGGCACTGTCGTGGGGTGCGCTCACCGACGAGTCCCCGCGCTACCGCGACATTCGCCGCACGCTCGCCCGCCTGGCCGCCGAGCACGGCGACGACATCACGTTCGTTCCCGGCGGATTCTTCGCCAACCTCTACGGCACGCGCGACGAGGTCGCCCGCGACATCTCCGACGCGGTCGACCTGCTGCACACGCATTTCGACCGGCCGACCACGGCGCTGGTGGCCGGGTTCCTCTCGGCCGCGAACATCGCGGGAGCCCGCGACCTCGGCATCCGGACCGTCCAGGGCAACATCTGGAGCCAGTTCGACATCGATCTGCAAGACGGCGACGGCTCGCTCGCGTACCCCTATTACCCCTCGCGCAGCCACTTCCTCGTGCCCGGTCGCGGCGATGACCGCATCGACGCGGTGCAGCTCGACGGCTGGACGGTCGACCTCGTCGCCGCCCGCACCGCCGGCATGTCGTCGGAGTACAACTCCCGCCTCGGACTCGGCCCGATCGAGACCCTGCACCGCCTTCCCCGCGCGGACGCCCTGAGAGAACTGGATGCCACGAGCGAGGCCCACCTGAACGAGCGCAACGTCGCGCGCAACGGCCTCGGATGGCTGACGGTCAACTACGAGATCAGCGAGGTCGCCCGAGGTCTCGCGCACGACCCCACGACGCTGGACGCCTGGGCGGGCTGGCTCGGCGGTCTGCGCGAGCGGTGGAGCGATCTCGAGGTGGCGACGATCAGCCGCTTCGGGGACGAGTGGCGGGCCCACCACGCCGACAACGAAGACCTCGCCTACCTCCTGCAGCAGAGCGGCAGCGGCGTGCAGGCCTCGCGCGCGGGAGAGACCGTGACGTGGTTCATGTGCGCCGACTTCCGTCTCGGTGTCGTGCAGGTCGGCGACGCGGTCGAGGTGTTCGACTACACGTCCTACGCCGGTGCGTTCGCCGAGCCCACGGAGCGCGGAGACCGGCGGTGGAGCCTGCTCGGCGAGATCAACCAGAAGCAGACGCGTCCGCAGGACCGCCCGGTCGCCCTCGCGACCTTCCTCGCCCAGCATCCCTCCGTCGACGCCGCGCTGGATGCCCGGTGGGGCGACGCCCCCGAGCTGCGCGCTCTGCGAGACGCCGCGTGA
- a CDS encoding family 78 glycoside hydrolase catalytic domain gives MIAVGDLTVEHALDPVGVSSAPRFGWTLRSDVDGVRQLSFRVSVRDAVGTIWQSGPVESDRSVDVAYDGPPLASLRRYAWSVVVTTTAGDAAATGSFVTGVLDDEWRGAASIGGAEDDAAAPLLRTEFDVDAAPDEAYLVVGAGGLARVELDGTPADDSVLGPGFTDYEVSAQYTVIDVTDRLTPGRHAIGVELGRGFYGMRGRNTWNWETAPWHADPSTRVLLLLRDSRGERVVVSDSAWRSTDGPTRFDDLYAGEDYDARLEQPGWSTAGFDDTGWGVAREVDGPRGLPVVQRQPPIVEGELLEPTQVSPLGEDRWVVSFPRVIAGWVEIEAEADPGAEIELRFGESLRADGTPNSDDEKGYFDGRFQTDRVTLSDRPLRWHPRFTWHGFQHVEVRARELPTLRARVVHTRAARTGRFETSSPMLNTLHELTVRTILNNLHGIPTDTPKYEKNGWTGDGMVGARMMLLNLDTHELLAKWVADVAASRHGEGAPEVIAPHGGWRMDWTPAPTWHSALLLVPWDIYRLRGDARVLADVWPDARDYLRFELSRGVDGLFDTTLGDWVSPETDPGGGNAPEDTRVAATAFVVAMCDTAAAMARVLGEDPGEWELSATRSRTAFLAEFWDAETAELRGRGDDGYRQAHTALALAFDILPEADRRRAADRLAADVVERGHHLSTGALATKHLLPQLTRFGHADVAVGVALQTTFPSWGFWVENGATSLWEHWKEESRSRGHYFLGTIEDWFYADVAGLEAVAPGWREARIAPQVLGTALSSASAAVRTPYGELSVQWRVEDGEVALSCEVPIGVRAEIELPGLRRRIEAGRHEVRVALG, from the coding sequence GTGATCGCCGTCGGCGACCTCACCGTCGAACATGCCCTCGACCCGGTCGGGGTGTCTAGCGCGCCCCGATTCGGGTGGACCCTGCGCTCGGACGTCGACGGCGTGCGACAGCTGTCCTTCCGGGTGAGCGTGCGCGACGCCGTCGGCACGATCTGGCAGAGCGGTCCCGTCGAATCGGACCGGAGTGTCGACGTCGCGTACGACGGCCCGCCCCTCGCCTCGCTCCGCCGATACGCGTGGAGCGTCGTCGTCACGACGACCGCCGGCGACGCCGCCGCGACGGGGAGCTTCGTCACGGGCGTCCTCGACGACGAGTGGCGCGGCGCGGCCTCCATCGGCGGCGCCGAGGACGACGCGGCCGCGCCCCTGCTGCGGACGGAATTCGACGTGGATGCCGCCCCCGACGAGGCGTACCTCGTGGTCGGGGCCGGGGGTCTGGCCCGTGTCGAGCTCGACGGCACGCCCGCCGACGACAGCGTGCTCGGACCGGGCTTCACCGACTACGAGGTGAGCGCGCAGTACACCGTCATCGACGTCACGGACCGGCTGACGCCCGGCCGCCACGCGATCGGCGTCGAACTCGGCCGCGGCTTCTACGGCATGCGCGGACGCAACACGTGGAACTGGGAGACGGCGCCCTGGCACGCCGATCCCTCGACGCGCGTGCTGCTGCTCCTGCGCGACAGCCGCGGCGAGCGCGTGGTCGTGAGCGACTCCGCGTGGCGCAGCACCGACGGGCCCACGCGCTTCGACGATCTGTATGCCGGCGAGGACTACGACGCCCGTCTCGAGCAACCGGGGTGGAGCACCGCGGGGTTCGACGACACCGGATGGGGCGTGGCCCGCGAGGTCGACGGGCCGCGCGGGCTCCCCGTCGTGCAGCGCCAGCCTCCGATCGTGGAGGGTGAGCTGCTCGAACCGACGCAGGTGTCGCCGCTCGGTGAGGACCGCTGGGTCGTGTCGTTCCCCCGCGTGATCGCGGGATGGGTCGAGATCGAGGCCGAAGCCGACCCCGGCGCCGAGATCGAGCTGCGCTTCGGCGAGAGCCTCCGCGCCGACGGCACGCCGAACTCGGACGATGAGAAGGGGTACTTCGACGGCCGGTTCCAGACGGATCGCGTGACGCTCTCGGATCGACCACTGCGGTGGCATCCGCGATTCACCTGGCACGGGTTCCAGCACGTCGAGGTGCGAGCTCGAGAGCTGCCCACGCTACGTGCGCGCGTCGTGCACACGCGCGCCGCGCGCACGGGCCGCTTCGAGACGTCGTCGCCGATGCTGAACACCCTGCACGAGCTCACGGTGCGCACGATCCTCAACAACCTGCACGGCATTCCGACCGACACCCCGAAGTACGAGAAGAACGGGTGGACGGGGGACGGCATGGTCGGCGCCCGCATGATGCTGCTCAACCTCGACACGCACGAGCTGCTGGCCAAGTGGGTCGCCGACGTCGCGGCATCCCGGCACGGGGAGGGAGCGCCGGAGGTGATCGCCCCGCACGGCGGGTGGCGCATGGACTGGACGCCCGCGCCGACCTGGCATTCCGCGCTGCTGCTGGTGCCGTGGGACATCTATCGGCTGCGCGGCGACGCGCGCGTGCTCGCCGACGTCTGGCCCGACGCGCGCGACTACCTGCGGTTCGAGCTGAGCCGGGGCGTCGACGGTCTCTTCGACACGACCCTCGGCGACTGGGTGAGCCCCGAGACCGACCCGGGCGGCGGCAACGCCCCCGAGGACACCCGTGTTGCGGCCACCGCCTTCGTCGTCGCGATGTGCGACACCGCGGCGGCGATGGCGCGGGTCCTCGGCGAGGATCCGGGCGAGTGGGAGCTCAGCGCCACACGCTCGCGCACCGCATTCCTCGCGGAGTTCTGGGATGCCGAGACCGCCGAGCTCCGCGGCCGGGGCGACGACGGCTACCGCCAGGCGCACACCGCGCTGGCCCTGGCCTTCGACATCCTCCCCGAGGCCGACCGCCGGCGCGCAGCCGACCGCCTCGCCGCCGACGTCGTCGAGCGCGGCCACCACCTGTCGACCGGGGCCCTGGCGACCAAGCACCTGCTGCCCCAGCTGACCCGCTTCGGGCACGCCGACGTCGCCGTCGGGGTCGCGCTGCAGACGACGTTCCCGAGCTGGGGCTTCTGGGTCGAGAACGGCGCGACCTCGCTCTGGGAGCACTGGAAGGAAGAATCGCGTTCGCGCGGACACTACTTCCTCGGCACGATCGAGGACTGGTTCTACGCCGACGTCGCCGGACTCGAGGCCGTCGCGCCGGGCTGGCGTGAGGCGCGCATCGCCCCGCAGGTGCTCGGGACCGCTCTGTCGTCGGCGTCCGCTGCCGTACGCACGCCGTACGGCGAGCTGTCGGTGCAGTGGCGCGTCGAGGACGGCGAGGTGGCGCTGTCGTGCGAGGTGCCGATCGGCGTGCGCGCCGAGATCGAGCTGCCGGGGCTCCGCCGCCGCATCGAGGCCGGGAGGCACGAGGTGCGGGTGGCGCTGGGCTGA
- a CDS encoding SDR family oxidoreductase, translating into MYRQRLELTDRVAVVTGGSRGIGLAVVTALEEFGATVVIADVLDEAGTAAAASFEGGRVSYVHLDVTDAAEVERVFADVAARLGSVDILVTSAGIANHQPSLELERETWDRVLAVNATGTFWCAREAARHMQERGGSIVAIGSMSGELANAPQRQAAYNASKGAVHLAVKSLAIEFAEQGIRVNAVAPGYVGTELTKEGVPSDWWDDWVRRTPMGRLGAPEEIGSLVAFLASDAASYMTGSVVLIDGGYSAW; encoded by the coding sequence ATGTACCGACAACGGCTGGAACTCACCGATCGGGTGGCGGTGGTCACGGGAGGCTCCCGCGGCATCGGACTCGCGGTGGTCACCGCTCTCGAGGAGTTCGGCGCGACCGTCGTGATCGCGGACGTGCTCGATGAGGCCGGTACCGCGGCCGCGGCATCGTTCGAGGGCGGGCGCGTGTCGTATGTGCATCTCGACGTCACGGATGCCGCGGAGGTCGAGCGCGTCTTCGCCGACGTCGCGGCGCGTCTCGGTTCGGTCGACATCCTCGTCACCTCGGCCGGCATCGCCAACCACCAGCCCTCGCTGGAGCTCGAGCGCGAGACCTGGGATCGGGTGCTCGCCGTCAATGCGACGGGGACGTTCTGGTGCGCCCGCGAGGCCGCGCGCCACATGCAGGAGCGCGGCGGCTCGATCGTGGCGATCGGCTCGATGTCGGGTGAACTCGCCAACGCCCCGCAGCGTCAGGCCGCGTACAACGCCTCGAAGGGGGCCGTGCACCTCGCCGTGAAGTCGCTCGCGATCGAGTTCGCCGAACAGGGCATCCGCGTCAACGCCGTCGCCCCCGGCTACGTCGGCACCGAGCTGACCAAGGAGGGGGTTCCGAGCGACTGGTGGGACGACTGGGTGCGCCGCACCCCGATGGGCCGCCTCGGCGCTCCGGAAGAGATCGGTTCTCTCGTCGCGTTCCTCGCGTCGGACGCGGCGTCTTACATGACCGGCTCGGTCGTGCTGATCGACGGCGGCTACTCGGCCTGGTGA
- a CDS encoding SIS domain-containing protein, whose amino-acid sequence MTLDVEQASEESTDTLLERITRQLPHLRRSEQRVAAIVLDNPVGAAQYTMAGLAEAAEVSEPTVMRFCGSVGCEGFQDFKIQLAQTLALGLPVTHSTITSSDSSGDVAEKIFDHTISSLDRARRTLAPAAVERAIEAILDASDILFIGFGASGIIAQDAQQKFPLFGVPCQAPEDFHQQFIAATMSGPRSVTVAISNTGHTEQTLTVAHAAHKAGGTVISLTGRVSPLSEMADIPLVVRTFEDTDVYTPSTSRLAGLVVIDILATGVALRRSPEHTAAVRRMKSELAAMRHAENDTPEGDA is encoded by the coding sequence ATGACCCTCGACGTCGAGCAGGCCAGCGAAGAGTCCACCGACACACTTCTCGAGCGCATCACCCGTCAGCTGCCGCATCTGCGCCGCTCCGAACAGCGCGTCGCCGCGATCGTCCTCGACAATCCGGTGGGCGCCGCGCAGTACACGATGGCGGGTCTCGCCGAAGCCGCCGAGGTCAGCGAACCCACCGTCATGCGCTTCTGCGGCTCGGTCGGGTGCGAGGGCTTCCAGGACTTCAAGATCCAGCTGGCGCAGACCCTGGCCCTCGGCCTTCCGGTCACCCACTCGACCATCACCTCGTCCGACTCGTCGGGCGACGTGGCCGAGAAGATCTTCGACCACACCATCTCCAGCCTCGACCGCGCGCGCCGCACACTCGCCCCCGCCGCCGTCGAGCGCGCGATCGAAGCGATCCTGGATGCCAGCGACATCCTCTTCATCGGCTTCGGCGCCAGCGGCATCATCGCGCAGGACGCGCAGCAGAAGTTCCCGCTCTTCGGCGTGCCCTGCCAGGCGCCGGAGGACTTCCACCAGCAGTTCATCGCCGCCACGATGTCGGGGCCGCGCAGCGTCACCGTGGCGATCTCGAACACCGGGCACACCGAGCAGACGCTTACGGTCGCCCACGCCGCCCACAAGGCCGGCGGAACGGTGATCTCGCTGACCGGCCGCGTCAGCCCCCTGTCGGAGATGGCCGATATTCCCCTGGTCGTGCGGACATTCGAAGACACCGACGTCTACACCCCGTCGACGAGCCGTCTCGCCGGCCTCGTCGTCATCGACATCCTCGCAACCGGCGTCGCCCTGCGCCGCTCCCCCGAGCACACAGCGGCCGTGCGCCGCATGAAGAGCGAGCTCGCCGCGATGCGTCACGCCGAGAACGACACCCCCGAGGGCGACGCGTGA
- a CDS encoding NAD(P)-dependent oxidoreductase — protein sequence MTGVVLVTSRSFGSGEYDPETVLAEAGYRVVRAGSSHDLAELAPLLAEADGWIAGTGPVTAAHLDLAPRLRGIARYGVGVDSVDLAAAAARGIPVTNTPGANSAAVAEHTLALLLTALRGIPAADRRVRAGDWSGKPARELSALTVGVVGLGRIGRLVTERLRAFGATVLGADPWVDARDPLFETVERADTETLSTRCDVVTLHAPGGRQVIDERWLAAADRPVLLVNTARADLVDEDAVARAARRGRVAAYAADTLAIENVGEAASPLLADDLADRVIITAHLGAQTREGVDGMGRMATTDMVALLRGEAPAHPVAIPA from the coding sequence GTGACCGGGGTCGTGCTGGTCACCTCCCGCTCGTTCGGGTCGGGCGAGTACGACCCCGAGACGGTCCTCGCCGAGGCCGGTTACCGCGTCGTGCGCGCCGGTTCGTCGCACGACCTGGCCGAGCTGGCGCCGCTTCTCGCCGAGGCCGACGGGTGGATCGCCGGCACCGGCCCGGTCACCGCCGCGCATCTCGATCTGGCCCCGCGACTCCGCGGCATCGCGCGGTACGGCGTGGGCGTCGACAGCGTCGACCTGGCCGCCGCCGCGGCGCGCGGCATCCCGGTCACGAACACCCCGGGAGCGAACTCCGCCGCGGTGGCCGAGCACACGCTCGCCCTGCTGCTGACGGCACTGCGCGGAATTCCCGCCGCCGACCGTCGGGTGCGCGCGGGTGACTGGTCGGGAAAGCCGGCCCGTGAGCTGTCGGCCCTGACGGTCGGAGTGGTCGGTCTCGGCCGGATCGGACGCCTCGTGACCGAGCGACTGCGCGCCTTCGGCGCGACCGTTCTCGGTGCCGACCCCTGGGTCGACGCCCGCGATCCGCTCTTCGAGACCGTGGAACGCGCAGACACCGAGACCCTCTCGACCCGCTGCGATGTCGTGACACTACATGCGCCAGGGGGTCGACAGGTCATCGATGAGCGCTGGCTCGCCGCCGCCGACCGCCCGGTGCTGCTCGTGAACACCGCCCGCGCCGACCTCGTCGACGAGGATGCCGTGGCGCGCGCGGCCCGCCGCGGCCGCGTCGCGGCGTACGCCGCCGACACGCTGGCCATCGAGAACGTGGGCGAGGCCGCTTCGCCGCTTCTCGCCGACGATCTCGCCGATCGCGTGATCATCACCGCGCACCTCGGCGCCCAGACGCGCGAGGGCGTCGACGGGATGGGCCGCATGGCCACCACCGACATGGTCGCGCTGCTGCGCGGCGAGGCCCCCGCACACCCGGTCGCGATCCCCGCATGA
- a CDS encoding aryldialkylphosphatase has product MTGHVRTVTGDVAPDSLGNVDYHEHLFQVSPLLPGDDLDDEAASTEETRQFAASGFRTLVDATPLGLGRRPAAARRIAEATGVTVVLTTGLHRREHYGEGHPLLSADVEALAAAFEDDLERGAAEPGEPRDPAVRAGVLKAGMGYWRLDAIAARSIEAIGRAHQATGAPVMVHLEHGTAAFEALEALGAVGVRPDRVALAHIDRNPDPVLHAELAATGAFLGYDGPARAREHPDAVVLSCLIATAAAGGTDRILLGGDVARRTRYIAYGGMPGLRYLGDRFVPRLRREGGDDLADAVLRRNPAAWLTWR; this is encoded by the coding sequence ATGACCGGCCACGTCCGGACGGTCACCGGCGACGTCGCCCCGGATTCACTCGGAAACGTCGACTACCACGAGCACCTGTTCCAGGTGTCACCGCTCCTCCCGGGCGACGATCTCGACGACGAAGCGGCCAGCACGGAAGAGACCCGGCAGTTCGCGGCATCCGGATTCCGAACTCTCGTGGATGCCACGCCCCTCGGCCTCGGCCGTCGCCCGGCGGCCGCGCGCCGCATCGCGGAGGCGACCGGGGTGACGGTCGTGCTGACCACCGGGCTGCATCGGCGCGAGCACTACGGCGAGGGCCATCCCCTCTTATCCGCCGACGTCGAGGCGCTCGCGGCGGCCTTCGAAGACGATCTGGAGCGCGGCGCCGCCGAACCGGGCGAGCCCCGTGACCCCGCGGTGCGCGCAGGCGTCCTCAAGGCCGGGATGGGCTATTGGCGACTGGATGCCATCGCCGCCCGCTCCATCGAGGCCATCGGTCGCGCGCACCAGGCCACGGGCGCCCCGGTGATGGTCCACCTCGAGCACGGGACGGCGGCGTTCGAGGCGCTCGAGGCCCTCGGGGCCGTGGGCGTGCGACCGGATCGCGTGGCGCTGGCGCACATCGACCGCAACCCCGACCCTGTCCTGCACGCCGAGCTCGCGGCGACGGGCGCGTTCCTCGGCTACGACGGTCCGGCCCGGGCGCGCGAGCACCCCGACGCCGTCGTGCTGTCGTGCCTGATCGCCACCGCCGCGGCCGGAGGAACGGACCGCATCCTGCTCGGCGGCGACGTGGCCCGCCGTACTCGCTACATCGCCTACGGCGGCATGCCCGGGCTGCGGTACCTCGGGGACCGTTTCGTGCCGCGCCTGCGCCGAGAGGGCGGCGACGATCTCGCCGACGCCGTGCTCCGCCGCAACCCCGCCGCCTGGTTGACCTGGCGCTGA
- a CDS encoding glucose-6-phosphate isomerase family protein yields the protein MCAAARLAEPARMTVDFARGLLDGGSERYEKHLPDLAGVYRDDAAYAEAVSRDTGEPVYWVESSTPETGRGALTIGLSVLQPGRIGDEFAMTRGHLHAQSEFAELYYGVAGSGVMLLESIDGDSRALPISSGVVVHVPGGWIHRSVNVGDDTLVTLFTYATEAGQDYGIIADAGGMKQLVVADGDAWTTRPNPDHGGYRG from the coding sequence ATGTGCGCCGCTGCACGACTGGCCGAACCGGCCCGGATGACCGTCGATTTCGCCCGGGGCCTCCTCGACGGAGGTTCGGAGCGTTACGAGAAGCACTTGCCCGACCTCGCCGGTGTCTACCGCGACGACGCGGCCTACGCCGAGGCGGTCTCCCGCGACACCGGGGAGCCGGTGTACTGGGTCGAGAGCAGCACCCCCGAGACGGGCCGAGGCGCCCTCACGATCGGGCTCAGCGTGCTGCAACCCGGACGCATCGGCGACGAGTTCGCGATGACACGTGGGCACCTGCACGCGCAGTCGGAGTTCGCCGAGCTCTACTACGGCGTCGCCGGGTCCGGCGTCATGCTGCTGGAGTCGATCGACGGAGACTCCCGCGCCCTCCCGATCTCATCCGGGGTGGTCGTGCACGTCCCCGGCGGCTGGATCCATCGCAGCGTCAACGTCGGCGACGACACGCTCGTCACGCTCTTCACCTATGCGACCGAGGCGGGCCAGGACTACGGCATCATCGCCGATGCCGGCGGGATGAAACAGCTGGTCGTCGCCGACGGCGATGCCTGGACGACCCGGCCGAACCCCGATCACGGAGGCTACCGTGGCTGA